GAAATGGATTGTTGAATGAGAAGTCTTTGATAAGTCGTTATTATGGAGGGGTCTATTTTTCATATCGTCAAGCAGTGTGGATTGATATGATACTTGAAGTTATAAATGAACATGTTGCCCAAGATAAACGTGACTTGTATCTAGCAGCGTTACTAAGTACTGCAAGTGATATAGTAGATACTGTAGGTAAGCATTTTGCCCAACCAATAAAAGCTAGGGATTCAAAAGGTAATATCAAAAAGACAGTGTACAATAAAGCTGTAAAAGACAAGACCATAGGTGTGTTGGATTTATATAAAGAATGGTTTTTTCGTTATTTGACCTTACCTAGATCCGAACATGATTATTGTGCGATGCAAGGAGATTATCTTGAATGTTTACGAAGATTGCCCAATACTGTAAAAACTGTATATGCAGATCCTCCTTATACGCGAGATCATTATAGCAGATTCTATCATGTGTTGGAAACTATCACGCTTAGAGATTCGCCAGAGTTATCTACTACAAATATTCATGGTGAGACGCATATTAGTAATGGTATTTATCGAAAGGATAGACATCAATCACCGTTTTGTATAAAGAGTAAGGCTCCAGAAGCATTCCGTAGTATGTTTGAGATAATATCAAAAGGAGAAAGAAATCTCTTACTTTCGTATTCACCATATGATGAAACGAAAAAAACACACCCACGGGTGGTTACAATGCAGGAACTTATAACATGGGCTAAGGAATATTTCTTACATGTTCATGTGGTTTCTGCTGGTGTGTTTAAGCATAACAAGTTAAATTCGTCAGAGCATTTTCTAGATGCTTCTGATGAGGCTGAAGTTCTCATAGTTTGTACAAATAAATAAAATGAAGCCAAATATCAAATTTATATATGAAGCAAATTCCTCAATGGGTACATCCGATAGTAAAAATATACTCATTAAGGGAAATAATAAGGATATCTTGCCAGAACTCGTAGGAGAGTTTGGCGGAAAGGTGAAGTGTGTCTATATAGACCCTCCTTATAACAATGGAGATTCGTATCATTACTATAATGATAATATCTCTGAGACAAGCTGGCTCAAAGATATTAGTTATGTTTTAATGTATCTTAAGATGCTGCTTACAAAAGATGGCAGTATATGGATTTCGATTGACGATAGCGAAATGGCATACTTGAAGGTTGCGGCAGATAAGGTATTGGGGCGAGAAAATTTTGCTGGAACTATTGTATGGCAGCAGCGCAAGACAAGAGAAAATAGAGCCGTTTTTTCTTGTAATCATGAGTATATATTGGTGTATGCAAAAGATATAAAGAAATTTAAGAAATCTAGAAACTTACTACCCGTTGGAGAAGACTTTATTAATAGCAAATATAAAAACCCCGATAATGACCCCCGCGGACCATGGCAATCTATAAGTGCTAGCGTCCAAGCGGGACATGCTGTTCCTAGTCAGTTCTATACAATAGTTTCGCCTGCAGGAATTGAGTTTAATCCTCCTAAAGGGAGATGTTGGGCATATAACGAAGAACGTATGAAAAAAGAAATTGCTAATGGAAACATCTGGTTCGGGTTAGAGGGATTGAATGCTCCACGAATAAAAAAATTTCTTTCTACAGCTAAAATAGGTTTAACTCCGCAAACATTATGGGCTGGTGATGATTTTGGGACAACTGATAGTGCCAAAAAGCATTTATTGTCATTGTTTCCACATCAGGAAAAAGTTTTTGATACTCCTAAACCTGAGGAGTTGATTAGGCAAATTCTCGAAATAGCAACCAATGAAGGTGATTTGGTATTAGATAGTTATCTTGGCTCAGGAACGACACTGGCAGTAGCTCACAAACTCAAAAGAAACTATATCGGTATAGAGATTGGCGAACAAATGACGGAATTGGTTGTTAATCGTTTAAAAAGTGTAATAATGGGAGAAAAGGGTGGAATATCAGATATCTCTAATTGGCAAGGTGGAGGTGATTTTGCATACTTTATCTTTGATAAGACGCAGGAAAAGAAGTTGACACAAGTTCCTGTTAGATTAAAAAAGAAGGTTGAGTATCATCAATTAGATTTTTTCTCATTGTTTGAAAAATACGGTGATGAACCTATTACTGACAATAGTATGGTGCACGATGATATTAATTGGGAGAAATATGGTGGAAAGCCGCAGCAGGCAGCTATGGTGGATGAAACCAAGAATGTACTCATTTCGCTGGTAAAGAAAGACAACGAGAAGATGTTTCTTGACGGCTCTGCCACCATCTACTACACAGGCAAGAAGTTCCCTACATCGGTGGCTCTCAACAAGCTTTTCTACTTTATGCCTTATATAAAAGGTAAGGGTGTACGTGACCTCTTCCTTATCAGAATAGCACGACTCGGCTATCGCAAGGAGGGAACACCGGAAGAAGATAAAAACGATCTCCGACTGGTATTTGAGGTGCAGTTCGTAAATCAGCTCTTTGATGACTACAAGCCTGTGGAATTGAAGATCTGGCGAACTTTTACGGATACTACCATAGGTAAACTTATCAAGCAGGCTTATGCTTAGCGCAGTTTTACTTCTATATATAATAATGGATTATACTCTAAAAGCGGATTAGGCTTATAAAGAGTTTGGCACAAGAAAGAGTCAAGAGAATTATAATTTTAGTTTAGTAAAAGTTATATTCTCTTGACTATTTAATACTTATTGAAGCAATCTTATAATGATTACTTCAAAACTCAGACTAAAATAAGAAAAATATGGATGATTATGAACTGCTATTATGTCAAAACGAAAACAAGAGGTTGCGTGGCATAATAGAAAGACTTGAAGATAAAGTGCGTGACTCTTCAATAAGATTTGCAACATATTGTGCTGATTATGAAGCTAAAATAGCTCAACTGAAGGGCAGGTATATTATTAAAGAGTTAGATAACTATAAAAGTGCTTACCACTATATAAATGATCAGTATAGAACTTTGATTAAAACACAAGAAGAACTGACAAAATATATAGAATCATCTCTTAGATTGTTAGAAATAGAACAGTCTAAATATAAGGATTATATTGCCGCATCTAAAAGAGGATTGTTACAGCCTGTATTTCTTATCGAAGCATCTAAAGCAATAGACTTTTTGAACCTATTAAATGCTAAATTAAATGCATTTAAAGAATATCCTATAGCAGAAGAACTTGATAAGATGTTGAAAAAAAATGCAGAAGAAAAAGATGCAGGAGTTACGGGCTTCCGTAGCCTAATAAATCCACGATACAAGGCAGAGGAATTTCTAAAAGAACTACACAAGCTTATTGATGGACATAAGTGTAAGGAACATGTTCCTTATATTCTTATCTTATTGGAAGAAAAAGCTCTTAGTAGAAAACCAACATGGAAGGAGATGCGGGAAGAATTTAAAGATATAGGAGCATCATCTAATTCCAATTACTGTAAGTTTATGAAATTCAAACTCACACCTGTAAAAACAGGCGAATGCTTTGATGAAGAAGAGGTTTTGAGCAAGCGTTCTATCATAGAAGATATTCTTGAAAAGTATAATACTCATTTCATATCTGATTTCCCGTTTTAACGGACTCTAGCGGACAACTTTTCTGTCCGTCCGTTTTCTTTGGTATTCCCAATACCTTATTGTATTTTTGCACTCGACAAAAGATGTCGGGTGCTTTTTTTTTGCACTTAAGTTAATAACCTGAGCGGAGGCGAGGAACCTCACAATGTGATTGAAGATGGCCATCGGTGATCCACGACTTCTCTCGCAAACCGATCAGGAATCATGGCAGATAATAAGAAGCATGAGAAAACGGCGCTGGGCATTGCTTATGCGACCGTAGTGGAACTGGGCTATACGCATAGCCAGCTGGTAAAGCTCAATGAGGGCGTAAACTTTCCTACTCTGAGAAGTATCAGAGACGGGAAGGAACTGAAGAAAGCAACGGAACGATTCTATCTGAAACTTTTCTTTGATTTGATGAATGAGGAATATGAGCAACGAATGGCCTGTGGTGGAGTAGGAGCCTGCAGCCTGCTCATCGTGATGAAAAACATTCTTGAAGCTGAGTTGAAATAGGCTGGAATGAAAGGCTGAAAACAATCAGAAAACAGTCAGGAAATAGGCTCGAAAAGAAAAGTGGTGAAAAGATGAGGGGGCATTCTTTCACCAAGTATTCCGGTGCATGGAAAGACTTGCTATCTTTGCACCAGCTTTCAGCAAGATCGGAGTTGGAACTAATGAGCCTTGAAAGGAAGGCGAGGTCTTGCAGTTAATAGATTATGAACATACTAACGAGAGTGGTGCAGCAGGGTGAGGCATTCGCTGTACAGAGTCAGAAAAGTGAGAACGGACAGATGATGAAATGCAACATCGTTCTCCAAGAGATGGGCGGCAAGTATGAGAACCAGTATGCTGCTGCAATGCTGGGCAACATTGCCCAGTGTAAGTTTGCTCCGGGAACATTGGTAGCGGTTACGCTCCGCTTCACGACCCGTGAGTATAATGGTCAGGTTTATCAGGATATCCTGGTTACGGACATTGAGAAACTTGGCAAGTAATTAATCTTGAATTGAAATAGGTGGCGTGAGAATTGTCCCGGGATAATTTGCGCAAACTGAAACTTACGACACTTCTTTCGTTCATCTTCAATTTTAATTTAAGATTTATGAAAACAGCAAATAAGAAGCAGGTTAATAACCAGCAGGTGAATAATAACGGCTGCCAGCATGTGCAGCTCGGTGGTGTGGCTTACTATGATGATAAGCAGTATTTCCTCTTCAGTCCTGATTCTGTAAATCAGGGGGTTGTAGAAGCTTTTCGCCGTCATGGTGTGGCTCAGCAAATGCAAGACGGAACATTTGATTTCGTAGCAGTTTCTAAGCCGAAAAGCCAGTCGGAACTGATTAAGAAACTGGCGCATGGTCGGTTGAGCAAGACCAAGGACGGGGCTATTCAGCTCACGCTGAAGGTGTTCTGCCATGAAGGACTCAACATCGCCCAAACGCTGACTGTTGAGTCAGCAGAAGGGGCTGATGCTTTAGTGGATTATCAATTAAAACGATAAGTAATAAGATAGATGAGTTGTTATTTAATTAAGGTGGAGAATGGGCACAAGGTTGCCCGCTCCATCACTTCGGAAGAGGAGTATAAGCAGCTGCGTGGAAGCAATGAGCAGAAGGCGAATCTTCGCCTGGCTCGTGCCGGAAACGATGCTGCGAAACGGAGACTGGTGCAGTTTAATTATTCCGGCCATTATCCGCAAGGGGTAGTGAAGGGAATGAAACTGCCAAGCGGTGCTTTCGGATTTGATATGGATGAGCCGGAGGCTTTCGCCAAGGCTGCCAAGCTGCTGCTGAAAGAACCGGACAAGTATGGATTGCTGATGCTGGAACGTAGTGCAAGACAAGGCGGTCATGCGGTGTTTGAACGCGAAAAGGGCAAGACGGTTCTGGAGAATCAGGTGAGGATTGCTACGATGCTCAAGTGCGAAATGGATACTTCGGCTCACGACATTAACAGGGTTTATTTCACTACTACATCGGATGACGAAGATTTGCTCTTCCTTTCGCCACGGCTCTTCAAGGATGAATACGATGAGGCTGCCGTGGCAGCTGAAGGGAAAGTCCTGGAAGAGCGTGAAAGATACGGAAACGAGGAACTGCCGGAAGGAGCGCACAAGGCAAACAAGCATTATGAGCCCTGGAAGGAAGAATTCAAGAAGGATTCTCAAGGGGGTTTTAAGGGTCAGGAATTTAAGAATTCGAGAATTTCTACTTCTGCTACTTCAGCCTCTGCTGCGTCAACTTCTGCTGCTGCGTCAACTTCTGCTACTTCAACTACTTCTGCTGCTCAGGACAATTATCTCGGGATTCCTTATGGGGAAATCATTAAGAAGTGGTGGCAGATGTATAATGATGGGCAGGAGCCGATGCGCTCCAACCGCAATACGTTGACCTTTGAACTGGCTGTGAACCTGCGCCACATCTGTGGTTTTGACCGCAATCTGCTGGCTCAGATTATTCCCTGCTACGATGGGTTTCCCGAGCAGGAAAAAATGGCTTGCATCAACTCGGCATTGAACGAGAAAATCACGCAAATGCCTAAGCGACTGAAGGATGTGCTGGCTGCGCTGAGGCAGGAGAAACTGAAACTGGGGGCTTCAAACGGGAATGCAGATGAAGACAGCGAGGCGCTGGTGAATGCCTTGGACGAAGCTAACGCCAAGGATGATCTGTTCTATTACGATGCTTTACCCAAGATGCCACAAGGCGTGCGTGATTCCATCAGTGCTGTTGGGCCGGCTCTGGCAATGCCAGTGATTACAGCCATCTGTCCTGCAATCGGAATGCTTGCTACTGGCGTGAAGGTTTCCGTTCACGGCAAGATGAACTCGCTGAACCTTATCTCCTACATCGCCGGTGATTTCGCCTCGGGTAAAGGAAGTATTGACCCCGTGGTTGATACCTGGACTTCGGAAGTGAAACAGATGGACAAAATGTATCAGCAGCAGGAGGATGAATGGAGAGCCAAGAAGCGTGCGGCTAAGAATAAGAAGGAGCAGCCGGAAGAACCAAAGCTGCCTGTAAGATGTCTTACTTTAAATAATACGGTGGCGAATCTTGCAGAACGACTGGCTAATACTGAAGGCAAGCACGCCTTCTCGTTCACTCCGGAAGCTGACACTGTAGCACAGAAGTGGAAATCGGCGATGAGCGACTTTTCAGTTATGTTGAGACAGGCTTACGACGGAACAAGCTATGAGCGCGAGGCAAGAAGTGCAGATGCGGTGAATGTTCATATCGAACATCTTTTGTGGAACGTTGTGATGTGCGGAACGCCTGATGCACTCTATCGAGTAGTGAACAATTATACGGATGGTTTCCAAAGCCGTATTGTCGTGGCGCGAACGCCGGACAACACGTTCACTCCGCTTACAGACAATCTCTTTGTGCTGACCGAAACTCAACGTGAGCACATACGGCAGATAGCTCATCTCTTGCCCCTGATGGAGGGCGAGGTGGTTCTGCCTAAGTTGGAGAATAAGGGCAGGGAGTGGCTGGAACAGATACGATTGGAGACCATGAAAAATGACGACAAGGTGAAAGCCCGCCAGCGTTTCCGTATCTGTCCTACCACGATGAGAATGATGACCTGCATCATGCTCTGTAAGGTGGCCGAGACGCTGATTCAGAAACATGGTTTCCAGGGTGCCGAGAAGCAGCTGAAACAGAATCCGCTGTTATGGAAGGAAATGATCGTAAAGACGCAGACACCAACCATGCTCGAAGCCTTCAATATCCTGGCAGATTATCAGTTGGACAATGCACTCTACTTCTTCCGTAGTCGCATAGAGGATGCATTCTCATCCAAGAGTTATTGCGGTCAGACAACTTATGATCGTTCCCGACGCGGCAAAAATGATTCCATCTTCGAGCGGCTTGACGTTACTTTCTCCTTCGAGCAGGCATTGCAGCAAAGTATTGCAGTAAAGGGGGCAAACGTAACTCGTGAGGTTG
This Segatella copri DSM 18205 DNA region includes the following protein-coding sequences:
- a CDS encoding DUF3987 domain-containing protein, whose product is MSCYLIKVENGHKVARSITSEEEYKQLRGSNEQKANLRLARAGNDAAKRRLVQFNYSGHYPQGVVKGMKLPSGAFGFDMDEPEAFAKAAKLLLKEPDKYGLLMLERSARQGGHAVFEREKGKTVLENQVRIATMLKCEMDTSAHDINRVYFTTTSDDEDLLFLSPRLFKDEYDEAAVAAEGKVLEERERYGNEELPEGAHKANKHYEPWKEEFKKDSQGGFKGQEFKNSRISTSATSASAASTSAAASTSATSTTSAAQDNYLGIPYGEIIKKWWQMYNDGQEPMRSNRNTLTFELAVNLRHICGFDRNLLAQIIPCYDGFPEQEKMACINSALNEKITQMPKRLKDVLAALRQEKLKLGASNGNADEDSEALVNALDEANAKDDLFYYDALPKMPQGVRDSISAVGPALAMPVITAICPAIGMLATGVKVSVHGKMNSLNLISYIAGDFASGKGSIDPVVDTWTSEVKQMDKMYQQQEDEWRAKKRAAKNKKEQPEEPKLPVRCLTLNNTVANLAERLANTEGKHAFSFTPEADTVAQKWKSAMSDFSVMLRQAYDGTSYEREARSADAVNVHIEHLLWNVVMCGTPDALYRVVNNYTDGFQSRIVVARTPDNTFTPLTDNLFVLTETQREHIRQIAHLLPLMEGEVVLPKLENKGREWLEQIRLETMKNDDKVKARQRFRICPTTMRMMTCIMLCKVAETLIQKHGFQGAEKQLKQNPLLWKEMIVKTQTPTMLEAFNILADYQLDNALYFFRSRIEDAFSSKSYCGQTTYDRSRRGKNDSIFERLDVTFSFEQALQQSIAVKGANVTREVVRQMLKNWKRQGLIGVLPDMRYQKVQPTV
- a CDS encoding DNA adenine methylase, yielding MEYNFRTLNYLGSKFRLLDFIEENILNVTKEGEGVCDLFAGSGCVSYKLSNHFSVLSCDIQKYSQIISNAILKKYSITEEEIDIFISLVCNDSKLLDSFSPLIKIEEQAIELKNLEMLTEILENGSVEVYHIEERRTSLCIPLQEVYSNLERNGLLNEKSLISRYYGGVYFSYRQAVWIDMILEVINEHVAQDKRDLYLAALLSTASDIVDTVGKHFAQPIKARDSKGNIKKTVYNKAVKDKTIGVLDLYKEWFFRYLTLPRSEHDYCAMQGDYLECLRRLPNTVKTVYADPPYTRDHYSRFYHVLETITLRDSPELSTTNIHGETHISNGIYRKDRHQSPFCIKSKAPEAFRSMFEIISKGERNLLLSYSPYDETKKTHPRVVTMQELITWAKEYFLHVHVVSAGVFKHNKLNSSEHFLDASDEAEVLIVCTNK
- a CDS encoding DUF3127 domain-containing protein, producing the protein MNILTRVVQQGEAFAVQSQKSENGQMMKCNIVLQEMGGKYENQYAAAMLGNIAQCKFAPGTLVAVTLRFTTREYNGQVYQDILVTDIEKLGK
- a CDS encoding site-specific DNA-methyltransferase, with product MKPNIKFIYEANSSMGTSDSKNILIKGNNKDILPELVGEFGGKVKCVYIDPPYNNGDSYHYYNDNISETSWLKDISYVLMYLKMLLTKDGSIWISIDDSEMAYLKVAADKVLGRENFAGTIVWQQRKTRENRAVFSCNHEYILVYAKDIKKFKKSRNLLPVGEDFINSKYKNPDNDPRGPWQSISASVQAGHAVPSQFYTIVSPAGIEFNPPKGRCWAYNEERMKKEIANGNIWFGLEGLNAPRIKKFLSTAKIGLTPQTLWAGDDFGTTDSAKKHLLSLFPHQEKVFDTPKPEELIRQILEIATNEGDLVLDSYLGSGTTLAVAHKLKRNYIGIEIGEQMTELVVNRLKSVIMGEKGGISDISNWQGGGDFAYFIFDKTQEKKLTQVPVRLKKKVEYHQLDFFSLFEKYGDEPITDNSMVHDDINWEKYGGKPQQAAMVDETKNVLISLVKKDNEKMFLDGSATIYYTGKKFPTSVALNKLFYFMPYIKGKGVRDLFLIRIARLGYRKEGTPEEDKNDLRLVFEVQFVNQLFDDYKPVELKIWRTFTDTTIGKLIKQAYA